The following proteins are co-located in the Tripterygium wilfordii isolate XIE 37 chromosome 2, ASM1340144v1, whole genome shotgun sequence genome:
- the LOC120008698 gene encoding UPF0235 protein C15orf40 homolog, whose amino-acid sequence MAPAKKGKAKTNSGESIQITSKTFPSCIRFIAPSSVAVTIHAKPGARLSSITDFSDEAVGVQIDAPPKDGEANAALIEYVSSVLGVKRKQLSIRSGSKSRDKVIIVEEVTIESVFEALDKACKCN is encoded by the exons atggctccGGCGAAGAAGGGAAAAGCGAAGACCAACTCGGGCGAGTCAATTCAGATCACTTCGAAAACTTTCCCTTCCTGTATTCGCTTCATAGCTCCGTCATCCGTCGCCGTCACCATCCACGCCAAGCCCGGAGCCAGGTTATCTTCAATTACGG ATTTCAGTGACGAGGCTGTTGGGGTACAGATCGACGCTCCTCCCAAGGATGGGGAGGCTAATGCAGCACTGATTGAATACGTTAGCTCG GTTTTAGGGGTGAAGAGAAAGCAGTTATCTATACGTTCTGGTTCTAAATCAAGAGACAAAGTCATAATCGTGGAGGAGGTGACTATAGAGTCAGTTTTTGAAGCCCTGGATAAAGCATGCAAGTGcaactga